taaCTATTGCACTTACTCTGACAAATCATGCAAGTTCTTTTACACACATCTTGAAATGCGCACCTACCTGAACTTAATATTAACTAGAGTAAttttataatacctacctaGGACAGTACTCAATTAATTCGAATGGTGTCAAATTCGTCAAGCATGACTTGAATTTGTTATTTACGTTCGTTAATTAAGTTCTATATAGGGAGAACACGCGTGGCCTTGCCGAAACGTACAAGTACGAGACgtacaagttaaaataaaacatgaaaagtttagtaatatttttagtgGACATTTTGGTTTTAATGCGGAAAACAGGTGCCTACAACATAGACCGTGGTGATGAAGGTAAAATGTATCTGTgtttatatttcataataatatacttacctatagcAATTGAAAGATTGTATCGGTACGagtaacacaaaaaatatttacctatagggaccgtgcgcgttggagggtctgccatcttgtggcctgaatcggaaccataaacatgcacatgtacacgtcacgtgttttcttgtgcatagtaggttctgccatcttgtgggctacatcggaacaaaaaacatcacatttacgcctcgcgccaaaaatctgacggctcctgtgctgcctcctacagttcatgcacgctccctatacaatTAGTTAAAATGAAgttttaggtaggtataatgtCACAATTGGAGCTGGAGCCcgcaattttgacatttgcgtcaGTAATGCAGTCAGCAGTATTGTCACGCTGCAGTATTGCAGCTGTGGTCGGAAATCCGAACGTTACGTTTAATTAACCCCTGCCACTTATGAATGATGACCGCCCATACTAACGTAAATAGAAACGGACTCCTCGAACATGAACTCTTTAAGCTGGCCATATATACACACtaagggtatgcctgcgcagttttatcaactgcacaggtaaaacggagcgtgtgtggcGTTCGACTGTAGGTACAGTTTCCTATAGAGGTTTACTTTTGCAGTTtaactgtacaggcaaaactgcgcagacataccctagtgtgtatggccagctgtAGGATGCCAAGTTCTGGTGACAGTGCAGTTATCAAATCTGACCATTACAACCGAATATCGGGTAGAGATTTTTCTACATCGAATACCTTTCCTAAAATATCAACAGGAAATTGTATTGGAGGAGACAGGGACACTGCATTCCAGTAAAGTGCCCTGCGTTTTTGTAGACAAGACCTGTTAGCAGGCATCACCGGAAGTTAGTAATCTGTCTAcgccaaaatttacaaaaatattgccACGAGCGTGACAttacgttcgtggtcacaggcagactggcgaggaattgtatcaacatcttgctgcgcgggttttgcTGCGGggtaaacgtaagtttacgcgattaagtcccgtattcgttttaaaactatgaacgaaaatcgtgttggttgaAATCAATATATCTGGGGAAAAatgttagaaaactgtttccaCTTTTTAGCTgtgatacctatttattttggtaattaaagcaataaaacatacattcacgtttaaacttctaaaaaataatatcaatattctgaTCTTCAACAACGTCCGTATAGAAAAGCCAAAGTTGATATAATTAATCTGAGTGCAACAACTGTCCCCGAAAATTCAGAACATGGACCCCCACACATCGCACCCGTTTTTGCCTGCGCAGCTGTCCGTCTCCTTGGACTTAAACGGCTGGAAAAAAGTTCAGACAAAAAGAACTGAatgtgcaaaaaaaaagaattcattGGTCGGGGTCGGAACCCGGAACCTCGTCATCtgaaccaaagagcatataatcactacgtgatCTGAACCACGAGTGGATGTCGGTGAGACGAGTACGATGAAATAAGCTGtttattctcgagtaaaacctaaatatctaattacgctctaaaccagcgttctaagatatatatctgaatttttcgcaaagCACTCTATAAACATTTCTCACAAGAAAGAAACTCTGTTAATATCAATACAACTgtttgtttaggcgcgacgtaccatgactccgccattttgaaaaatttccaaaaactggatcgacaaaaaaaactattcaatcATAGAATATAGTCACAagtttcacgcgaatcggttgttAATTGcgacgaaagcagattgcctgagtcaaaacgtagaccttcgcttacgcttcggtcaataatagTACTTAACATATTCTTAttctaaataattatatgttatttaACTTTCAAAAAACTCTTGCATGTTATGGATCCATTAAATTACGTCATCTGTATTGTAGCTTGGTTTAAAAGTTAGTAAGTTGAtatgcataaaaatataatagtaaaatagTATGTTGTGAAGACCACTACATACTAAAGAACAAACAAGGAACAACAGTCATTTCAAGATAACAAATACTTTCCTTTATTAtgacaattattatattatatataaattatagtcAAATCCAttgttgtttatttacttatttatttttgtaggaGAACTTAGGATAAACGGAGTTGACTTTTACAAAGAACTGGAACATGGCTTTAAAGATTATACTGGTTACGGAACGGAGTGGATTTTCTTTCCGGACGGTGCTGGTAAACCTCACTTCGTTAATTTGACTATGCCTACATCGATACAGCTGCGTAGTAGACAAAAAAAGGAGATAGAATACAGATTATACACCAGGTTAGTGTCTTCTGGCTTAACAGtcgtaataattttatatacactTAGCTCATGAAATTCGTTCCCTTTTATCACCTGACCCTCTGAACTTGCAAAATTGAGAACTTGTATCGTATTGCTGTTTTCAGGGAACTATCCGACTACATAATTTTAGATCAGTCAGCGGAACCACCCAAGGGCACTGACATACGAAAACTATTGTCCAACAAACCAGTTAAATTGGTAACACATGGCTGGAAGTCTTCGGCAGAGAACAGCGTGGTCATGGGCATCAAAGAatcctacttgaaaaataaagacGTTGCTGTTATAGGCATTGACTGGAGTGACACAGCGAACGACTATCTTTATCCGTTGGTTGCGGAATACACAAGGGACGTGGGAGCGTATGTCGGGCAGTTTCTGGATGCTTTTTGCTATCTCTACAATGTGTCTGGCGAAAGGTTGCATTTGATCGGGCATAGCCTCGGAGCACACGTTATGGGGATTGCTGCATCAAAAACGAAAGTAACGATAGGAAGGATCACCGGTAAATACACAATTATACACTTACACCTATCACTACAAACAAAATCCTTTAATTTATCCAAGTGGAGAAAGGGTCTCCATCAGAATATTTCCATCTTACATCATCATCtctttaaccgacttcaaaatttcGAAGAAGGATATTCTTAGTTTGTTGGGATCTTGTTTTTTGTATGCTCATCGATTTTCGAAAACAGCTGACTTAATCTgggtaagtaattatttttattttgtttgtaataCTTGCCTTGCCAGTATGTAAGCAAGAAAGGGCTATGCACGTACGTATTTAGCAATGTCGTGAATTGCGGAGACGCTACACCTACCTATTTTGGTATTTCAGGCCTTGACCCGGCACGACCTTTGTTTGAGTTCCCGAAGAAGCCAAACGCGTTGTCCCTGGACACATCAGACGCAGAATTTGTGGATGTGATCCATTCATGCAGCGGTGTTCTTGGCGTCCAAAATCCTATCGGCAATGTAGATTATTACCCTAATAGAGGCACACCACCTCAGCCTGGTTGTGAGAGCATTTTTTTTCTCCTAGGTATAATTTCTTTCAATAATACTAAGTAGGTATAGATTAAACGTCACGtttaaactataatattttatcattttcagAGGCATGCAGCCATGCGAGATCACACATCTACTTTGCCGAATCTATTGGTAATCCTACTGGTTTTCCTGCTTGCTGGAGCGAAAATTGGACGGATTATCTTAGTGACACTGAATGTATACAGCAAACGTACATGGGAGAGAATGTCGATCGAAATGCAACGGGGCAGTATTACTTGAAAACAAATGCTAAGGAACCCTACGCTAGAAATATTATCTAAAACAATTAGACATCATATCGTGTTAGTGATGTGATATAAGTAACCACTCTTTCATATTATAAAGGGGCAGTTTCGATGTTCGCGTTTAGTGGTAGGCCTCTGTAagcaaaccgccttgatgcatcaatgtcgtCGTGAAAACTTCTAAAATAGGTAACTGATTAGGTACTTTACTACCTTACTAACTTAGCAACTTTGATTTTCCCAAAATTCGGTAGGGATTAAAGTACTTACTTGGCCCCTACTTTTAAACACAATGCTGTATAATTTGTTGAACGaatttgaatatatatatattatatatgtattatagaAATACGAAAAGCACAAAATAGTTAGAACTTAATACTTAGAAGTAGTCACTAACTAAAAATCGCCATGTCAATAAAACTAGGCCAACTTCTGGAACTTGAATCTTATAAAGTTCTTAACCGATTTTGATACagtttctgataagaaatatgTTTGACTTTATCGTAAAGTACTTATTTGCAGATATTTTCCAACGTGGAAGAcactactttaaaaataaagcgtcaaaggtttttgtttttattttataattaaacacTGTACCTATTTCTTTTaagaaaaatgtgtttttttttaccctcATCAAAGTTATTCTCTTTTTTGACATAAACTTTATCTTAATCGGATAATACgtgaaacttgtaaaaaaaacaacgggttgcactccgcgagtgccggcagaagtgaaaacttgaatattaacgttgtgcatttttgatattttggaatggttaatagggaataattttgcacgaattgctttaatcatcagtataaaagtactatcatttatggggtaaaatacaatattgatttattgcgctatcgtacataaacatgacaatttatattacatataaaatttaacacttcagagaactattacaattatttaacattaaaaagtttatctctcagaaatatcaacttccatccataatttaacgactcttacaccatcatcattactagagcCATCATGGAGTTTTACAAATCAGGTCATGTGTCCGTCCAAAGAGCATAATAATCACTACGGTTAGTCCGTCTTgtgaattttcaatctgacgaatctgtcggtcacgtgacctgtcgcgagtttaacatttttccccatcacaaaaagtgcacagcgccgctaaagaagtttacACTTCAAAAATCTATAGGTACTGGGCTAaaaccacgaaaatcgaagttcgtcaattgcgggcatttctGTCACTGTAATTACGTATTTgtgggagtaaaagagaaagatccccgcaatttgcgaatatcggttttcgcggtaggccccctgatctctgggctataaccgcgaaaatcgtaattcgtcaattgcgggcatttttctctgtcactctaattagggcttagtgagagtaaaagagaaagatccccgctatttgcgaatttcggttttcgcggtaggccctctggatcCATTTCCTTCTGGGTTTTGGAGGGTAGaggcaaagagcatataatcactacgttttaactCAAGCCAAAAAACCAAAGCCAAATTTCAATACTTTTTGTTCATTTTAGGTATAGTTAATCCTTTCAACTAAAacagtaatat
Above is a genomic segment from Cydia pomonella isolate Wapato2018A chromosome 4, ilCydPomo1, whole genome shotgun sequence containing:
- the LOC133517030 gene encoding lipoprotein lipase-like — encoded protein: MPTSIQLRSRQKKEIEYRLYTRELSDYIILDQSAEPPKGTDIRKLLSNKPVKLVTHGWKSSAENSVVMGIKESYLKNKDVAVIGIDWSDTANDYLYPLVAEYTRDVGAYVGQFLDAFCYLYNVSGERLHLIGHSLGAHVMGIAASKTKVTIGRITGLDPARPLFEFPKKPNALSLDTSDAEFVDVIHSCSGVLGVQNPIGNVDYYPNRGTPPQPGCESIFFLLEACSHARSHIYFAESIGNPTGFPACWSENWTDYLSDTECIQQTYMGENVDRNATGQYYLKTNAKEPYARNII